The Microbacterium sp. LWH7-1.2 genome window below encodes:
- the secD gene encoding protein translocase subunit SecD codes for MATSTPVRHAWRALTGLLAITALLFGINALGVYVFGQSSWTPALALDLQGGTQIVLEAQTEDGADPSAEQMQQAVTIIRQRVDASGVGEADVTTQGGNQIVVQIPGQADEETRNRIEASAQLQLRAVLYAGAPANTFVGDDGKETPYPTPDPTLQATPTTSPTNGSDPAWITPALQAEFQAYDCADPANDPANAPADQPLITCDADGTVKYILGPVELDGSSIDDATFGVQQNNGLWAVNLSFDAEGTQTFGEISQRLYGAQAPLNQFAFVLDGYVLSAPSMNGVILDGKPSITGSFTQETAKVLADQLKYGALPLSFTVESSNSISATLGSQQLQIGLIAGLIGLILVAIYSLIVYRALGFIIIASLAVMAVLTYVTLCILAWRMGFRLSLAGVAGLIVTIGFTADSFIVYFERIRDELRDGKSITAAVEDGWGRAKRTIYISKSINILAAVVLYILADSTVKGFAFTLGLTTAIDVLIFILFTHPVLQLLARTRFFGSGHSLSGLDPTALGAVYRGRAQFREPVLATGAAGRRNVKSRGEAARRQTIAERKQAELAAAESAKPGTTVKEGDD; via the coding sequence GTGGCGACATCCACTCCCGTCCGGCATGCATGGCGCGCGCTGACCGGACTCCTCGCGATCACGGCGCTCCTGTTCGGCATCAACGCGCTCGGCGTGTACGTGTTCGGCCAGAGCTCGTGGACCCCCGCGCTCGCGCTTGACCTCCAGGGCGGCACGCAGATCGTCCTCGAGGCGCAGACCGAGGACGGCGCAGACCCGTCGGCCGAGCAGATGCAGCAGGCCGTGACGATCATCCGCCAGCGTGTGGACGCCTCCGGCGTCGGCGAGGCCGACGTCACCACGCAGGGTGGCAACCAGATCGTCGTGCAGATCCCCGGCCAGGCCGACGAAGAGACGCGCAACCGCATCGAGGCCTCGGCGCAGCTGCAGCTGCGCGCGGTGCTGTACGCCGGAGCGCCCGCCAACACCTTCGTCGGGGACGACGGCAAGGAGACGCCGTACCCGACTCCGGACCCGACGCTCCAGGCGACCCCGACCACTTCGCCGACGAACGGCAGCGATCCCGCGTGGATCACGCCGGCGCTCCAGGCCGAGTTCCAGGCGTACGACTGCGCCGACCCCGCGAACGATCCGGCGAACGCGCCGGCGGACCAGCCGCTCATCACGTGCGACGCCGACGGGACCGTCAAGTACATCCTGGGTCCGGTCGAGCTCGACGGCTCGTCGATCGACGACGCGACCTTCGGGGTCCAGCAGAACAACGGTCTGTGGGCGGTCAACCTCTCGTTCGACGCCGAGGGCACCCAGACGTTCGGCGAGATCAGTCAGCGCCTCTACGGCGCGCAGGCTCCGCTGAACCAGTTCGCGTTCGTGCTCGACGGCTACGTGCTGTCGGCTCCCTCGATGAACGGCGTAATCCTCGACGGCAAGCCGAGCATCACCGGCAGCTTCACGCAGGAGACCGCGAAGGTGCTCGCCGACCAGCTGAAGTACGGCGCGCTGCCGCTCAGCTTCACGGTCGAGAGCTCGAACTCGATCTCGGCGACGCTCGGGTCCCAGCAGCTGCAGATCGGCCTCATCGCCGGCCTCATCGGTCTGATCCTCGTCGCGATCTACTCGCTCATCGTCTACCGCGCGCTCGGATTCATCATCATCGCGTCGCTCGCGGTGATGGCCGTGCTGACGTACGTCACGCTCTGCATCCTCGCCTGGCGCATGGGCTTCCGCCTGTCGCTCGCCGGTGTCGCGGGTCTGATCGTGACGATCGGCTTCACAGCCGACTCGTTCATCGTCTACTTCGAGCGCATCCGAGACGAGCTGCGCGACGGCAAGTCGATCACCGCCGCCGTCGAGGACGGCTGGGGACGCGCGAAGCGCACGATCTACATCTCGAAGTCGATCAACATCCTTGCCGCCGTGGTGCTGTACATCCTCGCGGACTCGACGGTGAAGGGCTTCGCGTTCACGCTCGGTCTCACGACCGCGATCGACGTCCTGATCTTCATCCTGTTCACGCACCCGGTGCTTCAGCTCCTGGCACGTACGCGGTTCTTCGGATCGGGGCATTCGCTTTCCGGGCTCGACCCCACCGCGCTCGGCGCCGTCTACCGCGGCCGTGCGCAGTTCCGCGAGCCGGTGCTCGCCACGGGCGCGGCGGGCCGCCGCAACGTCAAGTCCCGCGGTGAAGCCGCGCGTCGCCAGACCATCGCCGAGCGGAAGCAGGCCGAGCTGGCCGCCGCCGAGAGCGCGAAACCCGGCACGACCGTCAAGGAGGGAGACGACTGA
- the secF gene encoding protein translocase subunit SecF, translating to MRSMSQFGNDLYTGKTSFPFVGRRRLWFLIAAILVVGSALVPLLRPIQFSIEFTGGSQFTVSGVASPIDQSLATDAVHAVVPDATTKVVTIGDDAVRVQTDQVTDAESREISAALAEAYNVPESEVSYAFIGPSWGADVTRQSLWGLAIFLALTAIILALYFRTWKMSLSAIIGLVDVLIITIGVYALFGFEISPAAVIGFLTILSYALYDTTVVFDKIRENTSEDGEVSGRTFGESVNLAVNQTLVRSINTTVVAILPTGAILFIGIIWAGAQTLTDLSLSIFVGTIVAAYSTIFVAAPLYSLLRENEPAIKTRDARVVGARELAGTPA from the coding sequence ATGCGCTCCATGAGCCAGTTCGGCAACGACCTCTACACGGGCAAGACGTCGTTCCCCTTCGTCGGCCGGCGCCGCCTGTGGTTCCTCATCGCGGCGATCCTCGTCGTGGGCTCGGCCCTGGTGCCGCTGCTGCGCCCCATCCAGTTCTCGATCGAGTTCACGGGCGGCTCGCAGTTCACGGTGAGCGGCGTGGCGTCGCCGATCGATCAGTCGCTCGCCACCGACGCCGTCCACGCGGTCGTCCCGGATGCCACGACGAAAGTCGTCACCATCGGCGACGACGCGGTGCGCGTCCAGACCGACCAGGTCACGGACGCCGAGAGCCGGGAGATCTCGGCCGCCCTCGCCGAGGCGTACAACGTGCCCGAGAGCGAAGTCAGCTACGCGTTCATCGGCCCCAGCTGGGGAGCGGACGTCACACGCCAGTCGCTGTGGGGTCTCGCGATCTTCCTCGCGCTGACCGCGATCATCCTCGCCCTGTACTTCCGGACATGGAAGATGTCGCTCTCGGCGATCATCGGCCTCGTGGATGTGCTCATCATCACGATCGGCGTCTACGCGCTGTTCGGATTCGAGATCTCGCCCGCGGCCGTCATCGGCTTCCTGACGATCCTGTCGTACGCCCTGTACGACACCACGGTCGTCTTCGACAAGATCAGGGAGAACACCAGCGAGGACGGCGAGGTGTCCGGGCGCACGTTCGGCGAATCGGTGAACCTCGCGGTGAACCAGACGCTCGTGCGCTCGATCAACACGACCGTCGTCGCGATCCTGCCGACCGGCGCGATCCTGTTCATCGGCATCATCTGGGCCGGTGCGCAGACGCTCACCGACCTGTCGCTGTCGATCTTCGTGGGAACGATCGTCGCCGCGTACTCGACGATCTTCGTCGCGGCGCCGCTGTATTCGCTCCTGCGCGAGAACGAGCCGGCCATCAAGACGCGCGATGCGCGCGTCGTAGGGGCACGCGAGCTGGCGGGCACCCCGGCCTGA
- the pdxS gene encoding pyridoxal 5'-phosphate synthase lyase subunit PdxS, whose translation MTTADTGTDRVKRGLAEMLKGGVIMDVVTPDQAKIAEDAGAVAVMALERVPADIRAQGGVSRMSDPDMIDGIIEAVSIPVMAKARIGHFVEAQVLQELGVDYIDESEVLSPADYVNHIDKWNFTVPFVCGATNLGEALRRINEGAAMIRSKGEAGTGDVSEATKHIRKITSEINVLRSMTKDELYVAAKELQAPYDLVAEIAETGKLPVVLFVAGGVATPADAAMMMQMGADGVFVGSGIFKSGNPAQRAAAIVKATTFYDDPKVIADVSRGLGEAMVGINVADLPAPHRLAERGW comes from the coding sequence GTGACCACTGCCGACACGGGAACCGACCGCGTCAAGCGCGGACTCGCCGAGATGCTCAAGGGCGGCGTCATCATGGACGTCGTCACGCCCGACCAGGCGAAGATCGCCGAGGATGCCGGCGCAGTCGCCGTCATGGCCCTCGAGCGCGTGCCCGCCGACATCCGCGCCCAGGGCGGCGTCTCGCGCATGAGCGACCCCGACATGATCGACGGCATCATCGAGGCCGTCTCGATCCCGGTCATGGCGAAGGCGCGCATCGGCCACTTCGTCGAGGCGCAGGTGCTGCAGGAGCTCGGGGTCGACTACATCGACGAGTCCGAGGTGCTCTCACCCGCCGACTACGTGAACCACATCGACAAGTGGAACTTCACCGTGCCGTTCGTGTGCGGCGCCACGAACCTGGGCGAGGCGCTCCGCCGCATCAACGAGGGCGCGGCGATGATCCGCTCGAAGGGCGAGGCGGGCACCGGCGATGTCTCGGAGGCCACGAAGCACATCCGCAAGATCACGAGCGAGATCAACGTGCTGCGCTCGATGACGAAGGACGAGCTGTACGTCGCTGCGAAAGAGCTGCAGGCGCCGTACGACCTCGTCGCCGAGATCGCCGAGACCGGCAAGCTGCCTGTCGTCCTCTTTGTCGCGGGCGGCGTCGCCACACCCGCGGACGCCGCGATGATGATGCAGATGGGCGCCGACGGCGTGTTCGTCGGCTCGGGCATCTTCAAGTCCGGCAACCCCGCCCAGCGCGCGGCCGCCATCGTGAAGGCCACGACGTTCTACGACGACCCCAAGGTGATCGCGGACGTGTCGCGCGGCCTCGGCGAGGCCATGGTCGGCATCAACGTCGCCGACCTGCCCGCGCCGCACCGCCTCGCCGAGCGCGGCTGGTGA
- a CDS encoding bifunctional (p)ppGpp synthetase/guanosine-3',5'-bis(diphosphate) 3'-pyrophosphohydrolase, with protein MTETVPPAQSSSLRRLVPRIFSRSARRDDVEQLLRTVRTHHPKGDLSIVERAYSVAETAHTGQLRQSGEPYITHPLAVAQILADLGLGPRAIAAALLHDTVEDTEYSLEMLTSEFGDEVAMLVDGVTKLDKVKYGESAQAETVRKMIVAMSRDIRVLLIKLADRLHNARTWGFVPPEKSRKKATETLEIYAPLAHRLGIQAIKSELEDLSFAVLHPKLYAEIDSLVKQRTPQREQYVQNVIDAVDSDLRELRIRGRVMGRPKQLYSVYQKMVVRGREFDDIYDLIGIRVLVGSVRDCYAVLGAIHARWTPLPGRFKDYIATPKFNLYQSLHTTVIGPGGRTVEIQIRTHEMHQQAEYGVAAHWKYKEQMNGGKTDSKSVDTDMAWLAHISDWQAETADPGEFLDSLRFEIGAKEVYVFTPKGRVIGLPAGATPVDFAYAVHTEVGHRTMGAKVNGRLVPLESELKSGDVVEVFTSKNPDAGPSQDWLGFVRSTRARNKIRGWFTKERREEAIEQGKESIARAMRRQNLPLQRLMSQDSFTEVAHQLRYEDVSALYAAVGEGHVSTQSVIEKVTALVAANDTTTGPIDLPVVGRARAPRNGDSGILVRGAPDILVKLAKCCTPVPGDQIVGFVTRGSGVSVHRADCTNVKSLMEDPERLIEVEWAPTTKSVFLVQIQVEALDRSGLLSDVTRVLSEHHVNILSATVSTSNDRLALSRFVFEMGDIVHLDRVLNAVRRIDAVYDVYRVTSS; from the coding sequence GTGACCGAGACCGTCCCTCCCGCCCAATCCTCCTCGCTGCGGCGCCTGGTCCCTCGGATCTTCTCGAGGTCGGCCCGCCGCGACGACGTCGAGCAGCTCCTGCGCACGGTGCGCACGCACCACCCCAAGGGCGATCTGTCGATCGTGGAGCGCGCCTACTCGGTGGCCGAGACCGCGCACACCGGGCAGCTGCGTCAGAGCGGCGAGCCGTACATCACGCACCCGCTCGCGGTGGCCCAGATCCTCGCGGACCTGGGTCTCGGGCCGCGCGCGATCGCGGCGGCGCTGCTTCACGATACCGTCGAGGACACCGAGTACTCGCTCGAGATGCTCACCAGCGAGTTCGGCGACGAGGTCGCCATGCTCGTGGACGGCGTGACCAAGCTCGACAAGGTCAAGTACGGCGAGAGCGCGCAGGCCGAGACGGTCCGCAAGATGATCGTCGCGATGTCCCGTGACATCCGCGTACTTCTCATCAAGCTCGCCGACCGTCTGCACAACGCCCGCACCTGGGGGTTCGTGCCGCCCGAGAAGTCGCGCAAGAAGGCGACCGAGACGCTCGAGATCTATGCGCCGCTCGCACACCGTCTCGGCATCCAGGCGATCAAGTCCGAGCTGGAGGACCTGTCGTTCGCCGTGCTGCACCCGAAGCTGTACGCGGAGATCGACAGCCTCGTGAAGCAGCGCACACCTCAGCGCGAGCAGTACGTGCAGAACGTCATCGACGCGGTCGACAGCGACCTGCGTGAGCTCCGCATCCGCGGCCGGGTGATGGGGCGTCCCAAGCAGCTGTACTCCGTGTACCAGAAGATGGTGGTCCGCGGCCGCGAGTTCGACGACATCTACGACCTGATCGGCATCCGCGTGCTCGTCGGCAGCGTGCGCGACTGCTACGCCGTCCTCGGCGCGATCCACGCACGGTGGACGCCGCTGCCCGGACGCTTCAAGGACTACATCGCGACTCCGAAGTTCAACCTCTACCAGTCGCTGCACACGACGGTGATCGGCCCGGGCGGCCGCACCGTCGAGATCCAGATCCGAACGCACGAGATGCACCAGCAGGCGGAGTACGGCGTCGCGGCCCACTGGAAGTACAAGGAGCAGATGAACGGCGGCAAGACGGACTCCAAGTCCGTCGACACCGACATGGCATGGCTGGCCCACATCTCCGACTGGCAGGCCGAGACCGCCGATCCCGGCGAGTTCCTCGATTCGCTCCGCTTCGAGATCGGCGCCAAAGAGGTCTACGTCTTCACGCCGAAGGGCCGCGTCATCGGGCTGCCCGCGGGGGCGACGCCCGTCGACTTCGCATACGCGGTGCACACCGAGGTCGGCCACCGGACGATGGGGGCGAAGGTCAACGGGCGGCTCGTGCCGCTCGAGTCCGAACTCAAGAGCGGCGACGTCGTCGAGGTGTTCACCTCGAAGAATCCCGACGCCGGCCCGAGCCAGGACTGGCTCGGCTTCGTGCGCAGCACCCGCGCCCGCAACAAGATCCGCGGCTGGTTCACCAAGGAGCGCCGCGAAGAGGCGATCGAGCAGGGCAAGGAGTCGATCGCCCGCGCGATGCGCCGGCAGAACCTGCCGCTGCAGCGCCTGATGAGCCAGGACTCGTTCACCGAGGTCGCCCACCAGCTCCGCTACGAGGATGTCTCCGCGCTGTACGCCGCGGTCGGCGAGGGGCATGTCTCGACCCAGTCGGTCATCGAGAAGGTCACCGCGCTCGTCGCCGCCAACGACACCACGACCGGCCCGATCGACCTGCCGGTGGTCGGCCGGGCCCGCGCCCCGCGCAACGGCGACTCCGGCATCCTCGTGCGCGGCGCCCCCGACATCCTCGTCAAGCTCGCGAAATGCTGCACGCCGGTGCCCGGCGACCAGATCGTCGGGTTCGTCACGCGCGGCAGCGGCGTCTCGGTGCACCGCGCCGACTGCACGAACGTCAAGTCACTGATGGAGGACCCCGAGCGGCTCATCGAGGTCGAGTGGGCGCCCACGACGAAGAGCGTCTTCCTCGTGCAGATCCAGGTCGAGGCCCTCGACCGCTCCGGGCTGCTGAGCGATGTGACGCGTGTGCTCAGCGAGCACCACGTCAACATCCTCTCGGCGACGGTCTCGACCTCGAACGACCGCCTGGCGCTCAGCCGGTTCGTCTTCGAGATGGGGGACATCGTCCACCTCGACCGCGTCCTCAACGCCGTGCGGCGCATCGACGCGGTCTACGACGTCTACCGCGTCACGTCGTCCTGA
- the pdxT gene encoding pyridoxal 5'-phosphate synthase glutaminase subunit PdxT, whose translation MVTTPPRVGVLALQGDVREHVRVLTDLGAEALKVRRPEELAGVDGLVLPGGESSVIDKLSRAFGMREPVREAIAAGMPMYGTCAGLILLADRITDGIEGQQTFGGLDVTVRRNAFGSQVDSFEVDLDVAALGGPPVHAVFIRAPLVEEAGDGVERLASLEDGRVVAVRQGSLLGTSFHPEVTGEHRFHALFLDMVRERFR comes from the coding sequence CTGGTGACCACACCGCCGCGCGTCGGCGTCCTGGCACTGCAGGGAGACGTCCGTGAGCACGTGCGCGTGCTCACGGACCTCGGCGCCGAGGCGCTCAAAGTCCGCCGTCCCGAGGAGCTCGCGGGCGTGGACGGGCTCGTGCTTCCCGGTGGCGAGTCCAGCGTCATCGACAAGCTCTCTCGTGCCTTCGGCATGCGCGAGCCCGTCCGCGAGGCGATCGCCGCGGGCATGCCGATGTACGGGACGTGCGCCGGGCTCATCCTCCTCGCCGACCGCATCACCGACGGCATCGAGGGTCAGCAGACCTTCGGCGGGCTCGATGTCACGGTGCGCCGCAACGCGTTCGGAAGCCAGGTGGACTCGTTCGAGGTCGACCTCGACGTCGCGGCGCTCGGCGGGCCGCCCGTGCACGCCGTGTTCATCCGCGCACCCCTCGTCGAGGAGGCAGGCGACGGCGTCGAACGCCTCGCGAGCCTCGAGGACGGGCGCGTGGTCGCCGTCCGGCAGGGCTCGCTCCTGGGTACCTCTTTCCATCCCGAGGTCACGGGCGAGCACCGCTTCCACGCGCTGTTCCTCGACATGGTCCGCGAGCGGTTCCGGTGA
- the ruvC gene encoding crossover junction endodeoxyribonuclease RuvC, translating into MATSRGRLRVLGIDPGLTRCGVGVVDVAPDRSAALVHVGVVRSEPGAPIEERLAVIARGLRAVLDAHDPDVVAVERVFAQHNRATVMGTAQASGIALLVAGERGITAATHTPSEVKAAITGYGNADKRQVQTMVARVLRLEELPKPADAADALALALCHAWRGAPAQSAASGPLTPAQRAWADAERLARR; encoded by the coding sequence GTGGCAACCTCCCGCGGTCGACTGCGCGTGCTCGGAATCGATCCGGGCCTGACGCGCTGCGGTGTCGGGGTCGTCGACGTGGCGCCCGACCGCTCGGCAGCCCTCGTGCACGTCGGAGTGGTGCGGTCCGAGCCCGGCGCCCCGATCGAGGAACGACTCGCGGTGATCGCGCGAGGTCTTCGCGCCGTGCTCGACGCGCATGATCCCGACGTCGTCGCCGTGGAGCGGGTCTTCGCGCAGCACAACCGCGCGACGGTGATGGGCACCGCGCAGGCCAGCGGCATCGCGCTGCTCGTGGCGGGCGAGCGGGGCATCACCGCCGCCACACACACCCCGTCCGAGGTGAAGGCCGCGATCACGGGGTACGGCAACGCCGACAAGCGGCAGGTCCAGACCATGGTGGCCCGCGTCCTGAGGCTGGAGGAGCTCCCGAAGCCTGCCGATGCCGCGGATGCCCTCGCCCTGGCCCTCTGCCACGCGTGGCGCGGTGCTCCGGCGCAGTCCGCGGCGTCCGGCCCGCTCACCCCTGCGCAGCGCGCGTGGGCCGACGCAGAGCGGCTCGCCCGACGCTGA
- a CDS encoding YebC/PmpR family DNA-binding transcriptional regulator yields MSGHSKWATTKHKKAVIDSRRAKSWAKLIKNIEVAAKLGGPDLQGNPTLFDAVLKAKKTSVPKDNIDRAIKRGAGIGGESVEYSSIMYEGYGPNGVALMIECLTDNKNRAAAEVRTALTRNGGTLADPGSVAYNFTRKGVIVVGGEGTSEDDVMLAVLEAGAEEVEPHAQGFEVITEATDLVTVRSALQDAGIEYESADVEFVPNLKVEVDADTARKVFRLIDALEDSDDVQNVYSNFDLTAEVQAELENDED; encoded by the coding sequence ATGTCCGGGCATTCCAAGTGGGCCACGACCAAGCACAAGAAGGCCGTCATCGACAGCCGCCGTGCCAAGTCGTGGGCGAAGCTCATCAAGAACATCGAGGTCGCGGCCAAGCTCGGCGGCCCCGACCTGCAGGGCAACCCGACCCTGTTCGACGCCGTGCTCAAGGCGAAGAAGACGTCGGTCCCGAAGGACAACATCGACCGCGCGATCAAGCGCGGCGCCGGCATCGGCGGCGAGTCCGTCGAGTACTCGTCGATCATGTACGAGGGGTACGGCCCGAACGGCGTGGCCCTCATGATCGAGTGTCTGACCGACAACAAGAACCGCGCCGCCGCCGAGGTGCGCACCGCGCTCACCCGCAACGGCGGCACGCTCGCCGATCCGGGCAGCGTCGCGTACAACTTCACCCGCAAGGGCGTCATCGTCGTCGGCGGCGAGGGCACCAGCGAAGACGACGTGATGCTCGCCGTGCTCGAGGCCGGCGCCGAAGAGGTCGAGCCGCACGCGCAGGGCTTCGAGGTCATCACCGAGGCCACCGACCTCGTGACCGTTCGCTCCGCTCTGCAGGACGCCGGCATCGAGTACGAGTCGGCCGACGTCGAGTTCGTCCCCAACCTCAAGGTCGAGGTCGACGCCGACACCGCCCGCAAGGTCTTCCGCCTCATCGACGCCCTCGAGGACAGCGACGACGTCCAGAACGTCTACAGCAACTTCGACCTCACCGCCGAGGTTCAGGCCGAGCTCGAGAACGACGAGGACTGA
- the ruvA gene encoding Holliday junction branch migration protein RuvA codes for MISSVRGTAVHVDTDAIVVEVGGVGLHVAVTPQVARTTHLGDTVTLHTSLIVREDAFSLFGFESREELAVFGQLLGVTGVGPKSALGVLATLTVPQIADAVSGDDDAPFRRVSGIGPKTAKLIVVQLAGKIAVTRPTGPAGTDAATSAAIPAQVVQALVGLGWSERVAVEAVENVAADAAESDRSSVPALLRLTLATLGPARKETVSG; via the coding sequence ATGATCTCCTCAGTCCGCGGCACGGCTGTGCACGTCGATACGGATGCGATCGTCGTCGAGGTCGGGGGAGTCGGCCTCCACGTCGCCGTGACGCCGCAGGTCGCGCGCACCACTCACCTGGGCGACACGGTGACCCTCCACACGTCGCTCATCGTCCGCGAAGACGCGTTCTCGCTGTTCGGCTTCGAGTCGCGCGAGGAGCTCGCCGTCTTCGGCCAGCTGCTCGGCGTCACCGGCGTCGGCCCCAAGTCCGCGCTCGGCGTACTCGCGACGCTGACCGTCCCGCAGATCGCCGATGCGGTGTCCGGCGACGACGACGCCCCCTTCCGCCGGGTCTCCGGCATCGGCCCCAAGACGGCGAAGCTCATCGTGGTGCAGCTCGCGGGCAAGATCGCGGTGACGCGCCCCACCGGTCCGGCGGGAACGGATGCCGCCACCTCCGCTGCGATTCCGGCACAGGTCGTGCAGGCCCTCGTCGGCCTCGGCTGGTCCGAGCGCGTGGCGGTCGAAGCCGTCGAGAACGTCGCCGCCGACGCCGCCGAATCCGACCGATCGTCGGTGCCGGCGCTCCTGCGCCTCACGCTCGCCACCCTCGGCCCCGCCCGGAAGGAGACCGTGAGTGGGTGA
- a CDS encoding preprotein translocase subunit YajC has translation MDFATFLSNYGLIILLVVLLVFMFWSSRRRMQKQKAEQEQKARQTVPGSEVLLQGGLYGTIVSYDADNLDQPAIVELAPGVEIKVHSQAILRVVNPGEHAVTEDEYLAAEESHAEYAEGVANGDITSISDDQGTAAGKDKTDPDTEAGTKSQG, from the coding sequence ATGGACTTCGCTACCTTCCTGAGCAACTACGGCCTCATCATCCTGCTGGTCGTGCTCCTCGTCTTCATGTTCTGGAGCTCCCGCCGCCGTATGCAGAAGCAGAAGGCGGAGCAGGAGCAGAAGGCGCGTCAGACGGTGCCCGGCTCGGAGGTTCTCCTTCAGGGCGGTCTCTACGGCACGATCGTCTCCTACGACGCTGACAACCTCGACCAGCCCGCCATCGTGGAGCTCGCGCCCGGCGTCGAGATCAAGGTCCACAGCCAGGCCATCCTGCGCGTCGTCAACCCGGGCGAGCACGCGGTCACCGAGGACGAGTACCTCGCCGCCGAAGAGAGCCACGCCGAATACGCCGAGGGCGTCGCGAACGGCGACATCACCTCGATCAGCGACGACCAGGGCACCGCTGCGGGCAAGGACAAGACCGACCCTGACACCGAGGCCGGCACCAAGTCGCAGGGCTGA
- the ruvB gene encoding Holliday junction branch migration DNA helicase RuvB, translated as MGDVREAEEPVDETELAIEGALRPTSLAEFVGQQKVRGQMQLLLDAARIQQRPADHILLSGPPGLGKTTLAMIVAYESGRPLRLSSGPAIQHAGDLAALLSSLTPGEVLFIDEVHRMARSAEEMLYLAMEDFRIDIMVGKGAGATSIPLDLSPFTLVGATTRSGLLPNPLRDRFGFTAHLEYYEPEELERVIERSAVMLGVSLPPAARAEIARRSRGTPRIANRLLRRVRDYLVVHGRTGADIAAVDAALDLYDVDRIGLDRLDRAVLDMLVRRFRGGPVGLSTLAVAVGEEPDTIESVVEPYLVRIGFMGRTPRGRIAMPEAYAHLGVPVADSVLGFDVL; from the coding sequence GTGGGTGACGTGCGCGAAGCGGAAGAGCCCGTCGACGAGACCGAGCTCGCGATCGAGGGCGCGCTGCGCCCCACGTCGCTCGCCGAGTTCGTCGGGCAGCAGAAGGTGCGCGGTCAGATGCAGCTGCTGCTCGACGCGGCGCGCATCCAGCAGCGCCCCGCCGACCACATCCTTCTCTCGGGGCCCCCGGGCCTCGGCAAGACGACGCTCGCGATGATCGTCGCCTACGAGAGCGGACGCCCGCTTCGGCTGTCCAGCGGCCCTGCGATCCAGCACGCGGGCGACCTCGCCGCGCTGCTGTCGAGCCTCACGCCTGGCGAAGTGCTCTTCATCGACGAGGTGCACCGTATGGCGCGCTCCGCGGAGGAGATGCTCTATCTCGCGATGGAGGACTTCCGCATCGACATCATGGTCGGCAAGGGCGCCGGCGCGACGAGCATCCCGCTCGACCTGTCGCCATTCACCCTCGTCGGCGCGACGACGCGGTCGGGCCTTCTGCCCAACCCGCTGCGCGACCGCTTCGGCTTCACCGCCCACCTCGAGTATTACGAGCCCGAAGAGCTCGAGCGGGTCATCGAGCGGTCCGCAGTGATGCTCGGCGTCTCGCTGCCCCCCGCGGCGCGCGCCGAGATCGCGCGCCGCTCGCGGGGCACGCCCCGCATCGCGAACCGCCTGCTGCGGCGCGTGCGGGACTACCTCGTCGTCCACGGCCGCACCGGCGCGGACATCGCGGCGGTCGACGCCGCACTCGACCTCTACGACGTCGACCGGATCGGGCTCGACCGGCTCGACCGGGCCGTGCTCGACATGCTGGTGAGGCGGTTCCGCGGAGGACCGGTGGGTCTCAGCACGCTCGCCGTGGCGGTCGGCGAGGAGCCCGACACGATCGAGTCGGTGGTCGAGCCGTACCTCGTCCGCATCGGCTTCATGGGGCGCACGCCGCGCGGGCGCATCGCGATGCCCGAGGCCTACGCCCACCTGGGGGTGCCTGTGGCCGACTCGGTGCTGGGATTCGATGTCCTATAA